Below is a window of Burkholderia cepacia DNA.
GATCGCGATGCGCTTCGCCTTCGTCACGCTCGCGGCGTACGTACCGGCGTTGCCCGCGTTCTGCGTATCAGTCGCGATCACGCGGTACACGGTGCCGAGCCCGGCGCGCGTGATGTCGGGATTGGTCGCCGACGGCGTAATCATCGGAATGCCGGCCTTCGCGTAGATCTTCGACGCGGGCAGCGTCGTGCCCGAATTGAAGTGGCCGATCACGACGGCCACCTGCGCGTCGGCGAGTTGCTGCGCGGCCTGCACGCCGGTGCGCGGATCGCTCTGGTCGTCCTGCGACGCGATCACGAACTTCACCGGCTTGCCACCGACCGTCGTGTGCGCGGCATTCGCTTCGTCGACCGCCATGCGCACGCCGTTCTCAATGTCCTTGCCGTAGGCGGCGCCGCCACCCGTCAGCGGGCCGGCCACGCCGACCTTCACGACCGTTTCCTGCGCGTGGGCGGCGCCCGTCTGGAACGCGAGGAGCGCGGCGGTCAATGCAACGCCGGAAAGCGAACGAATGCGGAACGTCATGGCAATCCTTCTTCTGTGGGTCGGGGTGCAACGCGCGCTTGCCGCGCGTCGGCGACCTCTTGCGCGCCGGTGATGTCTTGCGCTGCCGGGGTGCAATTTGATGCGCCCGACCGGCCGGCCGATCACCGCGATTCCGTCTCCGAAGAACCTTTCATCGCGAAAGAGGTGAATGGATTGTGGATAGCCAATACCCGTGCAGCAAACGAAATATCGGAACTATGTTGTGAGGATTTGTCATCAAGTTCCGCGCGCGCGGCCGACCCGCGGCCGCGCAGTGGCGGGCCGTGGGTGGAAAACCTCAATGGGGAATGGCGGTAGCGCCCTTTGGTAAAGGCCGGCCGTGGTCATGCCGATCGCGCATCACCGTACCGACGGCGGCCCGGCCGGCCATCGTGACGCCCGTGGCGGGCGCCGCGTCATCGGTCAGTGCCGATCGGCGCCCGTGCGCCTGCGCACCGCATCGGCCGCCTCGCCGGCCTTTTCCTGGATCTTGCCGGCCTGCTGCTCGGCGATGCCTTCCGCTTCCGTCCTGCGGTCGCCCGTCACCTTGCCGAGCGCTTCCTTGACAGAACCCTTGACCTGCTTGAGCTTGCCTTCGATGCGATTCCTGTCCATGGTCGTCTCCTGCGATGGGTTGGAGAGAGCCGGCGATGTGGCGGCCTGCGCCGCGCCGCCGAGTGGACAGGATCGCAAGCGAACGCAGCGCGCGGCAGATGCGGATGCACCAGTGTGCGTGGTGCATTCGTACCGTCGGCGTCAGTCCTTGCCCTTCGTCCCGCCCTTGTCGCCGCGCGCGCCGTTCGCTTCGGCCGCGCCGACGATCCCGCGCTCGCGCGCCCACACGATCGCCTCGCCGCGGCTGTGGACGTCGAGCTTCGCGTAGATCGTCGCGACGTGATTGCGCACGGTGTTCGGCGCGAGCCCGAGGCGACCGGCGATCTCCTTGTCGGCGAGACCGTGGCACAGCAGGTCGAACACGTCACGTTCGCGCGCAGTCAGGTCCGACAACTGCGCGCCTGCGTCGGGCGCATTCGCGCGCCGCACGTTCGCGAGCTTCTCGATCAGCGTGCGGCTGAACCACGATGCATCCTGCATCGCGGTCTCGATCGCATAAACGAGTTCCATCTCGGTGCGCTTGCGATCGCTGATGTCGAGCAGCGCGACGAGCAGGCAGTCGCGGCCGTGAATCGCAACCGGATCGGCCGACACGACGCAATCGCGCACGTCGCCGTCACGCGTGCGAATCTGCACGTCGGCGTTGCGTACGTTGCCGTCGCGCGCAAGCCGGCCTTCAATGCGCTGCCACGCGCCGCGCTCGGCCCACAGCCCGATCTCGTCCGCGGACTTGCCGAGCAGGTCGTCCTGCGCATGGCCCGTCATCGCGGCGAATGCGCCGTTCACGTCGAGCAATTCGAAGCGGTCGGCCGTGACGATCGCGGTCGCGACCGGCGCCATCCGGAATGCCGTCGCGAAGCGTTCCTCGCTCTGCTTGAGCGCGCGCTCGGCCTGCTTGCGCGGCTCGAGATCCATGAACGTGAACAGCATGCATGCCTCGTCGTTCATGTCGATCGGCTGCCCGGCGACGACCACCGCCTTCGTGCCGCCGTCCGCGAGTTTCAGCACGGCTTCCATCTGCGGGATCGTCGCGCCTTCGCCGAGCCGCTCGATCGCGAGCTCGCGCCGCTCGGCCTGTTCGAGCACGTCGACTTCGTACACCGAGCGGCCCAGCACGTCGTCGCGCGCGTGGCCCGTCATGTCGAGAAAGCCCTGGTTGACCTTCACGTAGCGCAAGTCGTCGAGCCGGCAGATCACGGCCGGCGCCGGGTTCGCGTTGAAGGTGCGCTCGAAGCGCTCCTCGGCGCTCGCCCATTCGGTCGCGTCGTGCAGCACGAGCGCGAGGCAGTCGGGTTCGCCGGCCGCGTTCGTCAGCACGAGGCTGCGGATGCGGTGAACCCAGCTCACGGTTTCATCGGCGGCCGATTCGACTTCGACCGTCACGTCGCTGAACTCTTCGCCGGCGATCACGCGATCCATCGGATAGTGGCCGTCGCGCACCGGATGGTTGTTCCGGTAGCGCAGCCGGAAGCGCTCGCGGTATTCGGTAACGGTCGCACCGAGCGCCTTCAGTTCGGTCACGCCGTGCATCGCGAGCGCGGCCTCGTTCGCCCACACGATCCGCTGGTCGGGCTCGACCAGGATCACGCCCTCGGTGAGTCCCGCGATGATCTGGTGCAGCTGGCGACGGTCGGTATGCGACTTGAGCGCCTGTTCGTTTACCTGTTCGTTCATCGAATGGTTCCGCTGGGTCGACACGCGCCGGCCGGCGCGTGGGGCGATGATCGCTTGCCGCGCATCGGCACGACAGGCGCGAATGCACTAGCCGTCATAGTACATTCGCACGGCGCGCCGCCATCGTGCGGCATCCCGCCGACTCCGGAAGCATCCGCTGCGCCCGCTTGCCCCGCTTTGCGGTCGGCGGCCACACCACCCTCCTTCTT
It encodes the following:
- a CDS encoding CsbD family protein, which gives rise to MDRNRIEGKLKQVKGSVKEALGKVTGDRRTEAEGIAEQQAGKIQEKAGEAADAVRRRTGADRH
- a CDS encoding PAS domain S-box protein, which codes for MNEQVNEQALKSHTDRRQLHQIIAGLTEGVILVEPDQRIVWANEAALAMHGVTELKALGATVTEYRERFRLRYRNNHPVRDGHYPMDRVIAGEEFSDVTVEVESAADETVSWVHRIRSLVLTNAAGEPDCLALVLHDATEWASAEERFERTFNANPAPAVICRLDDLRYVKVNQGFLDMTGHARDDVLGRSVYEVDVLEQAERRELAIERLGEGATIPQMEAVLKLADGGTKAVVVAGQPIDMNDEACMLFTFMDLEPRKQAERALKQSEERFATAFRMAPVATAIVTADRFELLDVNGAFAAMTGHAQDDLLGKSADEIGLWAERGAWQRIEGRLARDGNVRNADVQIRTRDGDVRDCVVSADPVAIHGRDCLLVALLDISDRKRTEMELVYAIETAMQDASWFSRTLIEKLANVRRANAPDAGAQLSDLTARERDVFDLLCHGLADKEIAGRLGLAPNTVRNHVATIYAKLDVHSRGEAIVWARERGIVGAAEANGARGDKGGTKGKD